actttaatttataaagcATGCCATTCATGAATTCAGTTTTTTCCGGGATACGTTCAATCTTACAAAAAATATCGTTGAACTCTTGTACTAGATCTTCATCTGGGAATGTTTTAGTAAAAACTTCTCTTAAGTTATAAATAGAATCATTCTTAGATTCTCCTATCCAAGATGTTCCCAATTTCAAATCAATAATGTTAATATTCGAATATCCGCTCaaaaaatttttcatttcGATTGCAGATTCAATTTTGAAGTGTTGTAAATTGtgcatttttttatttaatattgaattaataaaagatttccttaaatatattttttttgatttctttCCAACTTCAATAATAAGCACAAATCTGATAAACTTAGGAATAATATCATGACGTTTGAGGAGATGTTGTTTGTTAATGGAACTATAAAAATCCAACTCATTGCAATTatcattctttaatatcttATAAATATACTTGTTATCTTTAGTAGTTAATAATAGAGTTGATCCCATAAATctttcattcttttcaGTGGAAAGAACCTGAAAAGGAAAGAGCTCAAAACTATTTATGCTTGAACAAAACATAAgttattgaatttatttgtgCAGATTGAATATactaatatattatatttctaatCGACAGCAACTAAAACTTTTTATGCgtattttaattcttaCATTCGATGCTCGAAATTATGTGAcatcttttttaaaatatttttttaatttatatagtTGTGACCAACATTAATGAAGTTTATAAATTTACATTTAGATTATTTTGAACTTCATTTTGTGAATAAAATGTAATTAGTACAgacaaatattattctcaCTATTCTTTAATCAAATCGAAATAACCAACCTACACAACTAAATCCAATAcgaaaataaattttgataatctTTGATGGCACTGCGCTAATTATGttctcaaaatattaatagtcaaaattaaaattttcaatcAATTATTGCAACCTATGATGATTTCCTTTGCAATTAAATATTcgaatatatatatatatttacattttttCGCAGTAATCTAGAAcgaaatatttttcaattcaaTAATTGGAGCAAAGATGGAAAGTAATAAGAGATCgagtaaaaataaatttaatggtaatttaataattgataataagTATATGAATatgtatttatataaattaaaatagcTAAAGATACCACACAAAAATGAATGGTTATGCGTGGtgaaatatttcaaaattcaaacaaaaatGTTTATTCAGATCCAATTTCATTGTCATCGATACTTTCTTCTGAACTGTCTAAACCGTTATCTGTGAAACCAATGTTCAATTTAGATTTTGTAGTGCAAGCGAAAAATAAGATCTTTTGGGACTTAGTGTCataaaaaaagtaatcAAATGAAAACAAAGACCCATCATCCAAAAATGGACTTAGTTCGTCATTCCCCATTAATCTATACGAGTATATTTCCgtatatttaatttcgACGGCATCTCTAATGTTTTCCCACAACTCTAAAAGAAAACTAGGATAAATTCTTTCTACAATACTTGAAAGGTGatagttaatattattgtatACAATAGAAAAGCTCTTCtctttgaataaattatctGGTTTTATTAAGCTAAATTCATAATCTGGAAAACATTGATTCATTGTACTGATCAAGTTCACCAGTAACTCACGAACATCTTGACGTTGGACAGGCCCAATAGGAGAGTTTGAAATCCATTGAGGTGATACACACACTTCTCGATCAACTCTTTCACTTAAATCACACTCTTCAACAACTTTTTCAGAGCAAGTGAATAACTCAATCCTTCCATTCAAAATTCGATCACCTACATCTAAGTTACTTAATAGTACTGACAATCGGTTTAATCCTGAATGCTCTAAGAAACGCATTCTAGCCTTATTTTTCCAAGTATTTGTTCATAGTTATGTGTATTTGtttctttgaaataaataccTTTACTTTAGACTTTATGATCTCAAATATAATTGTATGCCGCTACCGCCATAATTAGAATGCTTAATTAAATATCGTTATTTTACTAAAATTTTTTCTGTAATTTGCTAACAGTTTGAAACctgaatattaattttttggcgaactgattttttttttttttttttttttaaataaaaatgaaccCGCATTTTATCCCTCCATTTTTAAGCGGACTATATGCAACCAGTAAAGAGTAAACATTTTTAGttgtaaatttttaatacgaaatttaaagtatttgCTCAAATTCAGAAAGTGTTAGTTAAAGTCGTTTAATAATCATGccttcaaataatatttgctCCCCGAtaacaaattcaaatgatgaaaattcaaatgcGTTAATCTCATCTGGGTGTAAGTCAACTGATTGTCATTGCGAAGGTAATGGGGTCGTAACCACTCATACTACATCACCAAACGTCACCCAGAAATGCTACATTACTAATTCAGGCTGTCATGAAGCAATTGTAACAACAACAACACAAGAAGTAAAAAGGCACAAATGTCCACCAAAAATCCAAAAGATTCACGAACATATTAGCCAACCTATAAACTATAATTGTTCGTCTCAATTAGGAAACGTGCCATGCAATATAATGATGAACCCATGCGCGTGTAGTGTTTCAAGAAGCTCATGCCACAGGACTAATCATTGTAACTGTAGTAATGGAAGTGTTCAGTTTATGTGCTGTAATAAGTACGCAAATAGTGGATGTGGATGTTCATGTTGTTGCTGTTCTACATCGAGCGTTCAGACTACGTTATATCCTGTATATATGTCGTTCCCATATAATCAGGGCAGAAATATCAATGTTCCCTACACAGTTTATTCAACGCCATTAAGCCATACATACAATCCACTCACAGATAATCAATACtcttatcaatattaatgcGTAGACTTAATTAAGATATCAAGTAGACTAATTTTAATTCGATCCTAATAGCCCTATGTTTTCTAGTTTTTCTACTTGTGTTTTATTAGAGCCTTAGAAAAGCATATATGTATTGTAGGGTTATCCACATCTTCTAATCCATGTTGGGGAACTCGAGCACCAGAATACGCCTTCGGGCGAATCGCAGCAACTGCATTTTTGTATGCCTGAGAATGAGAGATGGCCTAAAACCAAATTGAACTTAGTGTACAATGGCTTATAtaacaaaaacaaaaacCCAATAGTTAGTAAcgataataataacagtAAAGAGATAACCCTGACAGTTTGAACACCGCCGCTGCATGCGCAATTTGCTGGGATAAAGCGTCCTTTAacatattcatttttagcTTCGTTATCAGAAATAGAATCTACTATTGAAGTTTCTTCAAACTGGCTTTTGGAATGACCGACTTCAACATCAGTTGGCTTAATTTGAAGTGAAAGCTGAACATTATCTTGACTTGGCAATTGAATCGTATTTTTTCCTGAagattttattgatttacGTAAAGCTTTGgattttcttgaaaatgaCTCCATGCTTGCAAAGGACCATAATAATCCTGCAACAAATCCACCGATATGGGCCCAATTATCTGTGTTTGACATGAAACTTAAGGAAATCCCTATTAAAGAGGCAATAATAACTAATAGAACGTATAAAAATTGCCACCGAGAATTTCTCCAATTTTCTAATAGTAATACAATAATCCCTGCCAAAAGCGCAAAGAAGCAAGCTGATGAGCCGGCAGAGATTGTGCACGGATCCAAGACTGCAGAGGCTAAATTACCAGAAATACCACCCAATAAGTAAAGTATCGCATATCTCCATATAACCCAGCGAGTCTCTAGAATAATGCCAAGTATTATTTGACATGAAAGATTAATGAAGAGATGGATAAATCCAGTGTGAAGCCAAAATGACCAAAAGAGTCGAGCCAACTGCCCATTTCTAACGAGATTCGTATCTAATGCTCCCATATCAAAAACTACCTGAGGAGGAGGTCCAAACAAATATCCATCAggtatttttataatagaATAACCGTTCGTAAGCTGGCTAATTACTAGCTCTTgtataaaaacaaaaataatactagATGCAAAAAAGGTTGTAGCCAAATATGAAACCTTAAGCCTTGCTACACTTGAGTCACCGCCAATACAACAAAACATCGTTAGAAAGAGTGAATTCCTAGGTGTGTGTTTGCCACGTTTAATTTCAATCGTTCTTCCATTTTTTAGTGAACTTTTAccttcaatattttcttctgaTTTTGGTTGTACAACATGATTTTTGGAACTATCACtttcatcaaatttaaatgattcTGTGGTTATATCCAACTCCTTACTATTACCTTCTTTAGATAGCACTACCGAACTATCTTCACTTAAGGGCATCTGTTGATTCATTAACTCTGTATGACTATTTAAAGACTGAATATCAAAAATCTTTCTGTCAGACATGAATacatcaaataaattaaattagtGGCAACTCCTTAGCACACGCACAAAAGGCATAGTACTTGAAtagatattaattttactaACCAGTTACTTGACGGAACGTAGAACAGTGTCGCGCGCCATATTACGTAAATGCTAAAGGCTAGATATTCATTAATCTAATACCGAAATTGTTTAACATGTGCATAAAGATGTACAATATGTTTTGTCATTTTACATTGTAGTCAGTTTCCAAGAAATCATTTGAATTGAACAGACCCAGTAAAAGCAAGtatttagaagaaaatattaacttttatagaaaaaattgatagtttagaatatttatttacgataaattattaatattaggTTTAGTTTGAGTTTTTAATTGAACTCATAGTTTGCGTATCTTATTGTTTCCTTACATATTACAGAGCTTCCTTACCCACTTtatattactaataatatctGGGTCCCTAGAAGTCTCGCCAACTGTACAAATGTTTTCGAGAATAGATCTTTTGTCCTTGGaaagtaaatattgaataagCTGCCCATTAAACGCAGTTATCAAATCGCCGACTAGCGCTGTGGCGTTCTTCAAGTTTGAATCATTAGGAAATTCGCCGCTATAATCGTTGACgatattatcaataaacTGAATAATGCTGGGAACATAGGGCCCTAATATTTCTAGTCTTTTTGCATCCTTCATTCCATATACAATCCCAGTATATCCTTGTAAAACAGCTTCTCTAAGTTCGCCTAAATACTCTATCCAGTCTTCACTATTAACTGGGCCGTCATTGTACTGCGTAATTGAAGCTTGTTGAAATAATTGCAATACTGATATTGCGTATGGAATAAAGTCCTCCCCCAAATTCATTGAAATATCTCCGAGTGCAATTATTGCTAATGGCTTAACTTTCCTATCTACATCGTTTTTAGCCAACAAAGCGCACAAAGtcttgataataatttccaaAGATGGATTAATTCCTTTTCCAACTGATCTAACCAAATCGCCAACAAGTTCTATAGAATATTTGCACGTATCGAGCTCATCATAGCCTTGAATTAGAGGGATTATTATAGATATGCACTCGTTTACATATGGAGAGAAGTCATGGGACATTGCTACAATAAGAGAAGTCAAAGAAAGAATAGATTCTTCGGACGAACCACCCTGTCGTAAAAGCTCGAAGTACAATCGAAGTAGTATTTGCGAATACTGAAGTGTTAGTCTTTTCCCAAGCTTTGTAGTTAATGCATATAGTGCCCCACAAATTAGTTGTATATTTAGAACTGCTGCATCAGATCTTGGAATAGGATTTTTTTCCATTAACTTTTGTAGACCAATATCTTCGCCAATAATTAGTTCATGCGCTAAATTCACCAAATTCATATCATTGTCTGCCCCAGAATTAGCCACAACCATTGATAAAGCATTAAAACATGCTTGTTTCATATTGTTTTCATCAGAGTTTTCCCTTTTAAATGCTTGTAATAAACTTTGAACAATATAAGGAAACCAAATATCTAAAACCTTTTGTCCGCCTTCTACATACTGAGAAGATTCCGCAATTTGATGTATTATCcaacaaatatttgtaCAGACACGAGGCTCATCTGCCAATAGTCTCTGCAATAATAATGACAATAAACCGTTAGAATGCTCAACAGATTGTTGAGGAGGAAGGCCTAGCAATGGAAAAATAATAGTTGGGTGAAACGTAACAATTCTTCCAATCGTCCATGCGCAAGTATCTCTTACAGCTACAACATTGTCATTTAAAGCCTGACATAAATTTGTTACCGATGTTTCAACAATAGGTTGCATTTTTTGAATACTGGGGCCTTCAAGAATGCTTCCATAAGCCAAAACAGCAGCCTCTCTATTATGCCAATTTGAATGAGAAAAGTTAGAATGAATAAACCCGAGCGTGGGTTCTAAGATATTATCACCAAGAAGTTGAGAGCAAAGCGTTAAACAAGCTCCGGCTGCTTTAGAAACCGTCCAACTTTCCAggtcatcatcatcattctGTCTTAATAACGTCTCCAGCATCACAGGTATTAACGCCGCCTGGACTTGGGAAATGTAGTGCATACAACTTGTACTTGGCGATGTATTATTGTGCTCATCCTCGAGCGACAATTCGATCTCTAAATCTGCAATAGTGTTCCAAAATTCAATACAGCAAATAGAAACTGGTTCATATACCCCTTTAATCCCCTTTATGGTCATTGGAGTCAATACTGATAAGTATGAACCCAAGTAATCATAATATTCAGTAGCTATAGAGACTAAGCATTCGTAAGCCGCAGTTTGAAGAAGCTCTCTTTTATTTCCTTCTGTCCCACATAAAGTGCACAAAActtgaaaaattaaatttctttcCATCTCATTTGAAAAGTTACTCCTTGCAAAATACAATGCATAGTAAAATGATTTGGTTGCTGCCAAGGCAGTTTCTGAGTCAGGGTCATTCATACCTTGAACAATTGCAGTTAAAATTTGGTTGCTAATATCTTCTGTAATTATTAGGGACGAAACCTCATTTTCTAgtatttttgaatcttcGCACAAATATCCCAAAGCCGTTAATGAGGAGcgtttatatataattgaCATTTTGTTGTCAGAGTTATTTTGAACAAGTCTGATTAAATATGGAAGAAGTTCGGGCCATCTTTTACATGGAAGTTCTACACGCCCAAGCTTTGCAATTACTTGGCAAGACGCGCCTCTAACACTTGCAACTGGACTCAAAATAGACTCTAATACTAACGCCTTAATTTTTGATGTAACATTTTGTGGGAGAGATATCCACATTCCTCTTCTTTCAATATCTATTCTGGGTTCAATCCCTGAAACTGCATTCTTTAATAGTAATCCGGCCAATTGGCGAGACAACTCTGGCTTACTCTCATTAAACAGCTCCTCAGCTAAAAGTGTCAAATATTCTCCTATATTTTGCTCTTGGGCAGCTTGAAGCTGCTGCTCAGCattttttctaattgaCTCTACTGAATTGTGGCAGTTTAACAGTACTTGGGTTAGATCCATTTATCTGCTTCACAATCTgagaaattaaaacaatattgaaattttttgcctatatatatatatatatatatattatattgcACCTATTTAGTTTTAATATAAGTGGATGTTAAAcctttaaattaataattgttaaataatttattcaattaatcCGCTTTTACGCCAGATATGGGGTAATAAGAGGGGGAaactaataaataaatttcttttgaaccaaataaagtttttttaaaaCATTAACTATCAAAGAAAGattaaaatgattatttcttgtaattatttctaaaataactaatttattatcaacATTTGTCCGAACAGAATATTCTAAACTTCTAATAGcattcaaaaattttatttttcaaaatataatcaatttctatcaaattttatcaatattttattctttgaaacgaatgattattatatgCTGAAACATCATTAATGTTTtagtttttatttgaatttagaTGATCTTTGAATCAACAATATAACGTTACCGCCAGCTTAGCCATAGTAGATAGATTTGCGTATTGGTTATTATATTGCATGTAGAAATTTCTCTTATTGgattaatcaaaaaataattatcataatggattaatttataaattctTGGCTAATTTATTTGTGGTTTCAAATGATAAACCCGATAACGCTACTAAATGCAAACATAAAAACTCCAAAGatttttaataagaaaaaaaaagataatgaGAATCaagataatgatgatgCTGAAGTAATTGTCAAAAAGACTCCAGATGATACCGATGAGGTAagtatataattaatattgttttccattattattcttttagAATGCAGTAGAGCTTGAAAGACCTCAATTTATCGATGAACTAGCAAATGTTCCAGTATTGAGTATGGACGATTTTATAAGCAAATATgttgaagaagatgaagcTATTGATAATGAATATGAATCTGTTGACGAACTTGATGCgataaattttgaagaaaataattctgGTACTAATGGTAAGCTTCCaagaatttatattattagaacTCATTAAGTATTTAGACAAGTCATATATGCTTCAAAGGAGATGGAAAGTCGTAATATGGGACTTAAGCATTGAAAACTTATGTGATGAAGAGGCCAGCGTATTTATAGAAATAGATTTTGGAACATCGAGAGAGGAATTTCGCGTGCAACTTGAGTCAAAAGAATATATCTTGTCAAATGGAGAACTCAAACATCGCCTGAGAACACCAATTGTGCATAGCCTCCTTAAAGATAAGcctcaaaaaataaagtttcatccttcttttgaatataGAGGCTCTTATtatgatattgaaaaagaaaaactCAAGCTTTCTGCCTGGAAATATCATAATTTTAGACTTAATACATTAGACGCGATGTttgaaatcaaattaaatacATGCGCAAATTCTGATCTTCAGCATCAGTGCTACTTGATGAGATTAGGTGATGGTCATACATTGGAAAAGGTTTATAGGATTTGTTTCAATCTATACTTCCAGGAAATTTATGATTTTCAGCTTTCACTTGATCGATTTGAAATAAAGGAACTATTAACTCATGATAATATTATGGACAGAGTTAGTtctctaaaaaaaaaggcCGTTGAAAAAGTtccttttaataataattctttctttgaaatagatactgaaattaattcaaatgaattCTTGTCAGAATTTAccattattgaaaatactGAATTTGAAAGTATCAATAAAAGTAGATATCGAAATTTATTGGGAAATAACAATAGGATAGGTAATGAtccaattaaaaaaatatttcaatatatttcctTTAATTATAGTGAAAATGAAATGGGGAATGTATTAACCGAAAAATCTAAAGCTAATAGTAAAACATTGAATTTAGAAAGTTCGATAAATGAACAAGAGAATAAAGGGAAAATCGAATCCAATATAGTTGATCAAAGAAAAGGAATCTGGGATACTTTCTTGGGGTTTATTGGCCTGCTAAAGGAAGATcaaaaagataatattcaaaaacttgatagtttattaatagaaGCAGAACTAGACCAAGCAAAACTCCATCCTGCTAATTGTAGCCCaagattaaaaattaacatAACCTGGCCTACAACGTTGAAAAATTATACTATGTATAGCAACATACAAAAAGGTACCAATTGGCCTGTATGGGAAAACCTAGGATCAATTTATTTGCGAGGAACAATAGCAGATTTGGAAAATTGTTTTATTGATATAGATGtcattgataataataaagacaAAACAATAAACTCACAGGCAAGAACTCATATCCCACTAAAAGGATTGATCGAGACTAATACAGTTATTGAATCAAATCTATCTGAACCTCTGTGGTTAGCagaaaaagtaaaaaaaactgAAGAGCGTAGAATACTTGCTACTTGGGAATTTGGGATGATTACAGGaaatatttcattcaaGAATTATCCTTCACAACGGCAGAAAGGgaattttattcattttgtAAAAGATagattatatttaatgattaaaataatcaaagTTGACAATATTATAACTTTTGagaatttagaaaatacTCTAGTTAACATTTCAATCACTCATCAAGGGTTAACCTCAAAGTctaattccaatatttgtAGCAGTTTAAAAGACAGACCAATAGATGATTACATTATTTTACCATTGCAGTTACCACCAATATCAGAACTTTACTTTTTTCACTTAGAGAGTTTGGGAGAGATTTATATAGACTTATGGGTTACTTCAGATAATCAAAGCGGTTCTAAAATGCAACATGCAGGATTTACTTCGTTCACAATTTGGGAcacaatattttctatcAAAGGCGCAAAAAGACCAACATCAGAAAGATATTATAGTTCTTATACATCTGGCTCAAATGAAAAGTTAAAGGTAAGAGTATTGGAACAAGAAGTCCCGTTAAAATTCCTTTTCCCAACAGATAGAGTTGCTAATATTTCCTTTGAAGCATTTATTACTCCAGATATATTATCTATAAAACCAAAGGGTAATCAAGCAATTTGTTCAAAAGATACTGGAATATCTGAAAAAATTGacatttttttaagaaGTCGAGTAGAACTTTCACCGAGTCAAGCACCAAAAGTATATCAAAACGAAAAAGCTTCTATTGAGGTAACATTAATTAGTAAACTAGGCACAGGAATAATTGGGAgattctttatattttcttcttttaatcATAGAGGAAATGAGCTTATGCTTACACAATTCGTTAGACCAATTCCTGCGCCAAGTGGTATTATTACTCCAAGAgcaatatttcattttgtAAGATGCATCCCCTTCATTAATACAAGTTTTAGAGAACCTCCAAAAAGAACAAGAGACAAGTTTAACAATGAAACGTCTAAAAatgattctttaaaaagGGGTAGTCAAGAATCCAAAAGCGCATATTCGTTTGATAAGTCACATTATTGGTTCACCCCAGACTTTACACTACTGAGTAATGGGGGTGGAGTTATTGACCATTGCCTTTTGCATGTTTCCTTATTGTTAAAGCAAAAAATTCAAGCTTTCGTATGTATTGGCACAGTTGCTGGGGGGCATTTTCATTCTTGGGTAATGTCATGGCACTTCAGCGAAGTAGATAATAGCACATATATCAAATTCTGGGAAGTAACAACAGGACAAATCTATATACTAAAAAATAGGTTTATTTCCCAACAAAGAGCTCGCGAGGTCACTTTGAGATTTAGGAAGAGGGAACGCCTTTTATCTGCCGGAGTTGAGCCACAAAGTAATAGTGCACATATAAAGACGATAAAACTACCATATAGAAGTATTGACactatttttaatgaaataaatatttggtaTAATGttcaagaaaatataaatccggggtcaatattttttgatctATGGAATggttcattatttatttcgTGTACGAATACGCCTTTAGTTCATAATCCTGGGTTCCGAAGCCAGCCATattcatcaatattaaacaaatcaaccattaaaaatatgaagaatctattaaaaaatatactaCATTATGAGATTCAATCTCGTAGGAGTGCACAGAATCTCGGAACAAGATGGAATATGGACCCAACgttaaatctttttttggaaaaagGTCTGGAAATCATAGAGCTTTCCGAAATATCGAGCGAAGAAGAATATCCTGACGTTATGACAAAATTTAGTGACTGGAAGTTTGCCATGGAATCAAAAGTTCCATTAATGCATAGAGTGTTGGGATTTCCACTCTCATTTAATCATGCAAACCCAAAAATAATTGCGGAAACAGTTTTAGGGAAacttgaaattttatttacaaGAGATAAATCAGCAACTTTGACTATTGCagttttaattaatggCTATCCAAATCATGTTTTGTGTTGTAGAATATTCATTTTGGTTATTCAAAAAGTTAGCGAAAGagaaaggaaaaaaattttggaaaggcaagagaaaaaaaaattgaaacaggagaaatcatttaaaaacgagaaatcaaattcattaaagttagatttaaaaagttctaaatttgaagaaaataatgatattagCCAGGCTAACATTAATTATCAAGATGGATTTAacatagaaaataataatcaaattattagCGAAGACACAAAAAAAGATGTACATAGTAGTGTTCCATTGGTGACTGCTGACTTCATAGGTATATTAGacaaagaaaataagatGATACGGAAAAGAAGAGTAGCCTTACCTGAAGGTAGCATTTCTGGAAATCTTTggatttcaaaaaaaattaaggATGATGGAAATTTTCGGTACTATATTGAAGGAATTGAAAATTCTGTCAGTGAAAgtttaaatatatcaaaaaataGAGTATGTGCAACTGAGTTGAATTATGAAGGTCAAAGAGTGGGGTTTGCCATTTTACCTGGTCtaaatgatgatgaaatgAGTCCTTTAGACTTGATGTATGAAATGGCTTTAAAGGTGGACgaattattgaaatcaGACAAAAACTTTATCGAATTTACCGGGGGGGATGCTGTACTGGAATGGGATTATGAACAAATGGAAAGTGGAGGAGAGGATGAGGAAGCGATCCAATAcatagaaaatgaagataattcTGATGTCCAATCAGAAATAAGCgaatttgaagaagacTTGAGCGAAGAAGAGCTTGATGAAACACTTGAAAGTGAATCAGAAGAAAACacagaaaatattgagtCAGAAAATGAAGACGATATAAATTGTTTAAGTTCTAATAGTTCTAGCTCAATATCGAATACATTTTCGAGCTTGGTCgaagaaaatgaacaaAATACAACTTCAAGACATCTATTGAAAAGAGAATCAAATGAAGATTTCAATTCCGATATTTCAAATGGATTTTCTGATACTTCAGTAAAAAATGGAATAAAAACAGTAAGGTTTGAAGTAAAGGAGAATTctgataatttaaatagttCAAAAAATAACCTCAAAACCAAAATAAGTTCAAGTGTTtctgaaaaaaagaatctGAAAAGGTTTACAAAAACGGggaaatatataatttatagaCGCCCAGAATATGAACAATCAAAAATAGTTAGCAAAGAGCTCATAAATTCCGATACAATTACTAGCGACTTATCAGTATTTCCGGCTGCAACATTAGCAATTAGCTTAGCAAGAGGCCATTCTGAGATAAGAGAAAGCGGATTGTTAAGTGCAAACAAGGAGACATATTACAACATAGAAAAAAGTAGGTACATCAAAAAAACAGATAACTCTGGAAATAAAATGCTTACTC
This Cryptosporidium parvum Iowa II chromosome 7, whole genome shotgun sequence DNA region includes the following protein-coding sequences:
- a CDS encoding membrane protein conserved in eukaryotes, whose translation is MVSFQEFILLELIKYLDKSYMLQRRWKVVIWDLSIENLCDEEASVFIEIDFGTSREEFRVQLESKEYILSNGELKHRLRTPIVHSLLKDKPQKIKFHPSFEYRGSYYDIEKEKLKLSAWKYHNFRLNTLDAMFEIKLNTCANSDLQHQCYLMRLGDGHTLEKVYRICFNLYFQEIYDFQLSLDRFEIKELLTHDNIMDRVSSLKKKAVEKVPFNNNSFFEIDTEINSNEFLSEFTIIENTEFESINKSRYRNLLGNNNRIGNDPIKKIFQYISFNYSENEMGNVLTEKSKANSKTLNLESSINEQENKGKIESNIVDQRKGIWDTFLGFIGLLKEDQKDNIQKLDSLLIEAELDQAKLHPANCSPRLKINITWPTTLKNYTMYSNIQKGTNWPVWENLGSIYLRGTIADLENCFIDIDVIDNNKDKTINSQARTHIPLKGLIETNTVIESNLSEPLWLAEKVKKTEERRILATWEFGMITGNISFKNYPSQRQKGNFIHFVKDRLYLMIKIIKVDNIITFENLENTLVNISITHQGLTSKSNSNICSSLKDRPIDDYIILPLQLPPISELYFFHLESLGEIYIDLWVTSDNQSGSKMQHAGFTSFTIWDTIFSIKGAKRPTSERYYSSYTSGSNEKLKVRVLEQEVPLKFLFPTDRVANISFEAFITPDILSIKPKGNQAICSKDTGISEKIDIFLRSRVELSPSQAPKVYQNEKASIEVTLISKLGTGIIGRFFIFSSFNHRGNELMLTQFVRPIPAPSGIITPRAIFHFVRCIPFINTSFREPPKRTRDKFNNETSKNDSLKRGSQESKSAYSFDKSHYWFTPDFTLLSNGGGVIDHCLLHVSLLLKQKIQAFVCIGTVAGGHFHSWVMSWHFSEVDNSTYIKFWEVTTGQIYILKNRFISQQRAREVTLRFRKRERLLSAGVEPQSNSAHIKTIKLPYRSIDTIFNEINIWYNVQENINPGSIFFDLWNGSLFISCTNTPLVHNPGFRSQPYSSILNKSTIKNMKNLLKNILHYEIQSRRSAQNLGTRWNMDPTLNLFLEKGLEIIELSEISSEEEYPDVMTKFSDWKFAMESKVPLMHRVLGFPLSFNHANPKIIAETVLGKLEILFTRDKSATLTIAVLINGYPNHVLCCRIFILVIQKVSERERKKILERQEKKKLKQEKSFKNEKSNSLKLDLKSSKFEENNDISQANINYQDGFNIENNNQIISEDTKKDVHSSVPLVTADFIGILDKENKMIRKRRVALPEGSISGNLWISKKIKDDGNFRYYIEGIENSVSESLNISKNRVCATELNYEGQRVGFAILPGLNDDEMSPLDLMYEMALKVDELLKSDKNFIEFTGGDAVLEWDYEQMESGGEDEEAIQYIENEDNSDVQSEISEFEEDLSEEELDETLESESEENTENIESENEDDINCLSSNSSSSISNTFSSLVEENEQNTTSRHLLKRESNEDFNSDISNGFSDTSVKNGIKTVRFEVKENSDNLNSSKNNLKTKISSSVSEKKNLKRFTKTGKYIIYRRPEYEQSKIVSKELINSDTITSDLSVFPAATLAISLARGHSEIRESGLLSANKETYYNIEKSRYIKKTDNSGNKMLTHSSSNDLLSNMFYKGNYNAFAQTLNKKNSTNNEMINSIKANKRSIPRANSITFRRN